In a genomic window of Brassica rapa cultivar Chiifu-401-42 chromosome A10, CAAS_Brap_v3.01, whole genome shotgun sequence:
- the LOC103844943 gene encoding uncharacterized protein LOC103844943 isoform X1, which produces MEKESHEENNNHTVSGEVIAKRKPGRPRKHLKLEDSTEQPRHIESDEAMVGQHVTGVIEATFEAGFLLSVKLGNSDTVLRGVVFRPGRCEPVSVDNDIAPHVPMITRTSDVTHQHGLPAKRGRKSRFREKRGDRALAPVPILPANPAMPNHPLGLVVENGSGSVPVHQGHMQTESQVSGGSNSKPFETLLTRVMKEGQVHNSTSQFTEPETEEQALSIEPLQAIHPVHPVHIPKPMPSYGRGKMTELLQAVQENVRETHFSQGQ; this is translated from the exons ATGGAGAAGGAAAGCCATGAGGAGAACAACAACCACACTGTCTCTGGTGAAGTCATTGCCAAACGGAAACCTGGTCGCCCCAGAAAGCACCTCAAGCTAGAAGACTCCACCGAGCAGCCTCGCCACATTGAAAGCGATGAAGCTATGGTTGGGCAGCACGTTACTGGCGTCATCGAGGCAACTTTTGAAGCCGGCTTCTTGCTTTCGGTTAAGCTTGGTAACTCTGATACCGTGCTTAGAGGTGTGGTGTTCAGGCCTGGTCGCTGCGAGCCTGTATCGGTTGATAACGATATTGCTCCTCATGTTCCAATGATAACAAGAACCAGCGACGTGACGCATCAACACGGATTGCCAGCTAAACGAGGTCGTAAATCTAGGTTCCGTGAGAAGCGTGGTGATAGAGCATTGGCTCCTGTTCCGATTCTTCCCGCTAATCCAGCAATGCCCAACCATCCTTTGGGTCTGGTCGTGGAGAATGGCAGTGGGAGTGTCCCGGTCCACCAGGGACATATGCAGACCGAGTCTCAAGTGAGTGGAGGTAGTAATAGCAAGCCGTTTGAGACGCTGCTTACACGAGTGATGAAGGAAGGTCAAGTCCATAACAGCACGTCACAGTTCACTGAACCCGAGACAGAAGAGCAGGCTCTGTCTATTGAGCCTTTGCAGGCGATACACCCGGTCCATCCAGTACATATCCCAAAACCAATGCCGAGTTATGGACGTGGCAAGATGACAGAGCTTCTTCAG GCCGTGCAGGAGAATGTGAGGGAGACCCATTTTTCTCAAGGACAGTGA
- the LOC103844946 gene encoding pyruvate decarboxylase 2, producing MDTVIGSIDTCNPTTGDICRPPNGTVSTVQTSPPAHSTTISPCDATLGRYLARRLVEIGVTDVFSVPGDFNLTLLDHLIAEPSLKLIGCCNELNAGYAADGYARSRGVGACVVTFTVGGLSVLNAIAGAYSENLPLICIVGGPNSNDYGTSRILHHTIGLPDFTQELRCFQAVTCYQAVINNLEEAHELIDTAISTALKESKPVYISISCNLPAIPMPTFSRHPVPFSLAPKVSNLMGLDAAVEAAAEFLNKAVKPVLVGGPKMRVAKAADAFVELADASGYGVAVMPSAKGQVPEHHKHFIGTYWGAVSTAFCAEIVESADAYLFAGPIFNDYSSVGYSLLLKKEKAIIVQPDRVTIGNGPAFGCVLMKDFLSGLAKRIKHNNTAYENYHRIFVPEGKPLRENPKEPLRVNVLFQHIQNLLSSETAVLAETGDSWFNCQKLKLPEGCGYEFQMQYGSIGWSVGATLGYAQAIPNKRVIACIGDGSFQVTAQDVSTMIRCGQKTIIFLINNGGYTIEVEIHDGPYNVIKNWNYTAFVEAIHNGEGKCWTAKVRCEDELVKAISTATNEEKESFCFIEVIVHKDDTSKELLEWGSRVSAANSRPPNPQ from the coding sequence ATGGACACTGTGATCGGATCAATCGACACGTGCAACCCAACCACCGGCGATATCTGCCGTCCACCAAACGGCACCGTCTCCACCGTTCAAACCTCTCCTCCCGCTCACTCCACCACCATCAGCCCCTGCGACGCGACCCTCGGCCGCTACCTAGCGAGACGCCTCGTCGAGATCGGCGTCACCGACGTCTTCTCCGTCCCCGGAGACTTCAACCTTACGCTCCTCGACCACCTCATCGCCGAGCCGAGCCTCAAGCTCATCGGCTGCTGCAACGAGCTCAACGCCGGCTACGCCGCCGACGGTTACGCCAGATCCCGCGGCGTCGGAGCGTGCGTCGTCACCTTCACGGTCGGCGGATTAAGCGTCCTGAACGCGATCGCCGGCGCTTACAGCGAGAATCTCCCTCTGATCTGCATCGTCGGCGGCCCTAACTCGAACGACTACGGCACGAGTCGGATCCTTCACCATACCATCGGCTTACCTGATTTCACTCAAGAGCTCAGATGCTTCCAAGCCGTCACGTGCTATCAAGCTGTGATCAATAACTTGGAAGAGGCTCACGAGCTTATCGACACCGCCATCTCCACCGCTTTGAAAGAGAGCAAGCCTGTCTACATCAGCATCAGCTGCAACTTGCCGGCCATTCCTATGCCGACGTTCAGTCGCCACCCTGTTCCCTTCTCGCTTGCGCCTAAGGTGAGCAACCTGATGGGTTTAGACGCGGCGGTGGAGGCGGCTGCTGAGTTCTTGAACAAGGCCGTGAAGCCGGTTCTCGTTGGCGGGCCGAAGATGCGAGTTGCCAAGGCTGCGGACGCTTTCGTTGAGCTTGCTGATGCTTCTGGGTATGGTGTCGCTGTGATGCCATCTGCTAAGGGGCAGGTGCCTGAGCATCATAAGCACTTCATTGGCACGTATTGGGGAGCTGTGAGTACTGCGTTTTGCGCTGAGATTGTTGAGTCTGCTGATGCGTATCTCTTCGCGGGTCCTATCTTTAATGATTACAGCTCCGTTGGGTACTCTCTGCTTCTCAAGAAGGAGAAGGCAATCATCGTGCAGCCTGATCGGGTTACTATCGGTAACGGACCTGCTTTTGGATGTGTGTTGATGAAGGATTTTCTTAGCGGTTTAGCTAAACGAATCAAGCATAACAACACCGCTTACGAGAATTACCACAGGATCTTTGTCCCTGAAGGAAAGCCTCTGAGAGAGAATCCCAAGGAGCCTTTGAGGGTTAATGTGCTGTTTCAACACATTCAGAATCTGCTCTCTTCTGAAACAGCTGTGCTCGCTGAGACGGGGGATTCTTGGTTCAACTGTCAGAAGCTGAAACTCCCTGAAGGATGTGGTTACGAGTTCCAAATGCAGTATGGGTCCATTGGTTGGTCCGTTGGTGCTACTCTAGGCTATGCTCAAGCCATACCAAACAAGCGTGTCATTGCTTGTATTGGAGACGGTAGTTTCCAGGTTACCGCACAGGATGTGTCGACCATGATAAGGTGTGGGCAGAAGACTATAATCTTTCTCATCAACAATGGAGGGTACACCATTGAAGTGGAGATCCATGATGGTCCTTACAATGTGATAAAGAACTGGAACTACACGGCTTTTGTTGAGGCTATTCACAATGGAGAAGGTAAATGCTGGACTGCAAAAGTGAGGTGCGAGGATGAGCTTGTGAAAGCGATTAGCACGGCAACGAATGAGGAAAAGGAGAGCTTTTGTTTCATTGAGGTGATAGTGCATAAAGATGATACAAGCAAGGAGCTTTTGGAGTGGGGATCTAGAGTCTCTGCTGCTAACAGTCGTCCTCCAAATCCTCAGTAG
- the LOC103844943 gene encoding uncharacterized protein LOC103844943 isoform X2: MEKESHEENNNHTVSGEVIAKRKPGRPRKHLKLEDSTEQPRHIESDEAMVGQHVTGVIEATFEAGFLLSVKLGNSDTVLRGVVFRPGRCEPVSVDNDIAPHVPMITRTSDVTHQHGLPAKRGRKSRFREKRGDRALAPVPILPANPAMPNHPLGLVVENGSGSVPVHQGHMQTESQVSGGSNSKPFETLLTRVMKEGQVHNSTSQFTEPETEEQALSIEPLQAIHPVHPVHIPKPMPSYGRGKMTELLQENVRETHFSQGQ, from the exons ATGGAGAAGGAAAGCCATGAGGAGAACAACAACCACACTGTCTCTGGTGAAGTCATTGCCAAACGGAAACCTGGTCGCCCCAGAAAGCACCTCAAGCTAGAAGACTCCACCGAGCAGCCTCGCCACATTGAAAGCGATGAAGCTATGGTTGGGCAGCACGTTACTGGCGTCATCGAGGCAACTTTTGAAGCCGGCTTCTTGCTTTCGGTTAAGCTTGGTAACTCTGATACCGTGCTTAGAGGTGTGGTGTTCAGGCCTGGTCGCTGCGAGCCTGTATCGGTTGATAACGATATTGCTCCTCATGTTCCAATGATAACAAGAACCAGCGACGTGACGCATCAACACGGATTGCCAGCTAAACGAGGTCGTAAATCTAGGTTCCGTGAGAAGCGTGGTGATAGAGCATTGGCTCCTGTTCCGATTCTTCCCGCTAATCCAGCAATGCCCAACCATCCTTTGGGTCTGGTCGTGGAGAATGGCAGTGGGAGTGTCCCGGTCCACCAGGGACATATGCAGACCGAGTCTCAAGTGAGTGGAGGTAGTAATAGCAAGCCGTTTGAGACGCTGCTTACACGAGTGATGAAGGAAGGTCAAGTCCATAACAGCACGTCACAGTTCACTGAACCCGAGACAGAAGAGCAGGCTCTGTCTATTGAGCCTTTGCAGGCGATACACCCGGTCCATCCAGTACATATCCCAAAACCAATGCCGAGTTATGGACGTGGCAAGATGACAGAGCTTCTTCAG GAGAATGTGAGGGAGACCCATTTTTCTCAAGGACAGTGA
- the LOC103844945 gene encoding protein translation factor SUI1 homolog encodes MVELDIQVPLAYDPFAEAQDTDAPGTKEYIHVRIQQRNGKKSLTTVQGLKKEYSYEKILKDLKKDFCCNGNVVQDKVLGKIIQLQGDQRKKVSHFLVQTGIAKKDQIKIHGF; translated from the coding sequence ATGGTTGAGCTAGACATCCAGGTACCATTAGCATATGACCCTTTCGCAGAAGCTCAAGACACAGATGCACCAGGGACAAAAGAGTATATCCACGTCCGTATTCAGCAGAGGAATGGTAAAAAGAGTTTGACGACGGTCCAAGGTCTGAAGAAAGAGTACAGCTACGAGAAGATTCTCAAGGATCTTAAGAAAGACTTTTGCTGCAACGGGAACGTTGTGCAGGACAAGGTGCTAGGCAAGATCATTCAGCTTCAGGGTGATCAGAGGAAGAAAGTTTCTCACTTTTTGGTTCAGACTGGGATTGCTAAGAAGGATCAGATCAAGATCCACGGGTTCTAG
- the LOC117129272 gene encoding uncharacterized protein LOC117129272, with amino-acid sequence MWYSSGDLNTKFYHALTKQRRIRNKIVGLHDDAGNWITDDNGVEKVAVDYFDGLFNSTNPTEFDSFLEEIGPSISPQMNQRLLRLATEEEVRQALFMMHPEKAPGPDGMTALFFQHSWHVIKKDVVELVNNFLVSGDLDPRLNITNICMIPKVERPTRMTELRPISLCNVGYKIISKVLCQRLKSCLPRLISETQSAFVAGRLISDNILIAQEMFHGLRANKSCQNKFMAIKTDMSKAYDRIEWNFIEALLQKMGFDPHWIKLMRECVSSVQYRVLLNGQPRGLIIPQRGLRQGDPLSPYLFIMCTEALISNIKKAERMKQLTGMKVARACPAISHLLFADDSLFFCKANKEECQTILRILKEYETVSGQQINFQKSSIQFGHKIDEDSRQELRDILGIQNLGGMGSYLGLPESLGGSKVQVFGFVQERLNSRVNGWTFRFFTKGGKEVIIKSVITALPNHVMSVYRLPKVTVKKLTGAVAQFWWSPGGSTRGMHWKSWDKVCAHKDSGGLGFKDLTDFNTAMLGKQLWRLIEKPNSLFSRVFKGRYYRNSSPLEPIRSYSPSYGWRSIISARSLVCKGLIKRVGTGSSISVWNDPWLPSTRPRPANKNLHNNYPDLTVDSLINPESRTWNVQAIRNLVDPQDAKIIESIPLSRNQLTDRNGWHFTKNGKYTVQSGYQVERIYPDKERPPDFYGPNVDILKAFCWKVRCPPKLKHFLWQLLSGCIAVTKNLKARGIQGDTCCARCGDPEESINHVFFECPPARQVWALSKIPSNPNIFPIGSLFANMDHLFWRINPRMENHQFAWILWYIWKGRNNKVFSNLDTDPRDTLRLAEVESTLWAEAQVINNHRLVQEVQVRPDLGTLGRWCFTDGSWKDKDLFSGQGWLSTLPGFDSLLGARNVRASLSPLHSEMEALIWAMECMRNLRQFQVTFATDCSQLVKMVSEPEEWPAFESYLEDIKLLRQSFVSSEIVHVPRTENKRADSLARSARQQSSFVVHMDADLPPWFTEST; translated from the coding sequence ATGTGGTACTCATCCGGGGATTTGAACACTAAGTTTTATCATGCTCTGACAAAGCAACGGCGGATCCGAAACAAAATAGTGGGCCTCCATGATGATGCGGGTAATTGGATCACAGATGATAACGGAGTTGAGAAGGTGGCTGTAGATTATTTTGATGGTTTATTTAATTCCACTAATCCTACGGAGTTTGATAGTTTCCTGGAGGAGATAGGACCATCAATTTCTCCTCAGATGAATCAAAGGCTATTGCGGTTAGCAACAGAGGAAGAAGTGAGACAAGCTTTATTTATGATGCATCCGGAGAAAGCGCCAGGTCCGGATGGAATGACAGCTCTTTTTTTTCAGCATTCCTGGCATGTTATTAAAAAGGATGTGGTCGAACTGGTGAATAATTTTTTGGTATCAGGTGATTTGGATCCAAGGCTAAACATaactaatatttgtatgatACCAAAAGTAGAGAGACCGACAAGGATGACGGAACTGAGGCCAATAAGTCTTTGTAATGTGGGctataaaataatttcaaagGTTTTATGTCAAAGGCTGAAAAGTTGTCTTCCCAGACTAATTTCAGAGACACAATCGGCTTTTGTGGCAGGAAGGTTAATTTCGGATAACATTCTTATCgcgcaggaaatgtttcatggtttGAGAGCAAACAAGTCCTGTCAAAATAAGTTCATGGCAATCAAAACAGATATGAGTAAGGCATATGATCGGATAGAGTGGAATTTTATTGAGGCTCTCCTTCAAAAAATGGGTTTTGATCCTCATTGGATTAAATTAATGCGAGAGTGTGTCTCTTCGGTTCAATATAGGGTGCTTCTCAATGGACAGCCACGAGGTCTAATTATTCCCCAGCGGGGATTACGTCAAGGCGATCCTTTATCcccttatttatttatcatgTGTACGGAGGCGttaatttcaaatattaaaaaggcgGAGCGGATGAAACAATTAACCGGTATGAAAGTGGCAAGAGCTTGCCCTGCAATCTCTCATTTGTTATTCGCAGATGATAGTTTGTTCTTTTGTAAGGCAAACAAGGAAGAGTGTCAAACTATACTCAGGATTCTAAAGGAATATGAGACTGTCTCTGGACAACAGATTAATTTCCAGAAATcctcaattcaatttggacataagattGATGAAGATAGTCGTCAAGAATTAAGGGATATTTTGGGAATTCAGAATTTAGGTGGAATGGGATCTTATTTAGGCCTGCCCGAAAGTCTAGGAGGTTCTAAGGTACAAGTGTTTGGCTTCGTACAAGAACGGCTGAATAGTAGGGTTAATGGATGGACCTTTCGATTTTTTACCAAGGGTGGAAAGGAggtgattattaaatcagtgATTACGGCTTTGCCAAACCATGTGATGTCTGTGTACCGGTTGCCGAAAGTTACAGTGAAGAAGCTCACAGGTGCAGTTGCccaattttggtggagtccaggaggCAGTACAAgaggtatgcattggaaatcatgggataaagtGTGTGCCCATAAAGACAGTGGTGGGTTGGGTTTTAAGGATTTGACTGATTTTAATACGGCAATGCTTGGGAAGCAGTTGTGGCGGCTGATCGAGAAGCCAAATTCTCTTTTTTCTCGAGTTTTCAAGGGACGGTATTACAGGAATtcttcacccctggaaccgattcgctcatattccccgtcatatggctggaggagtattatttctgctagatctctggtttgtaaaggactaattaaaagggttgGAACAGGGTCATCTatttcagtatggaatgatccttggctcccatccactcgcccgagaccagctaaCAAAAACCTTCATAATAATTACCCGGAcctcacagtggattctctcATTAATCCGGAATCCCGCACATGGAATGTACAGGCAATTAGAAACTTGGTGGATCCACAAGATGCAAAAATAATTGAGAGTATACCGTTGAGTAGAAATCAGTTGACAGAtaggaatggatggcatttcaccAAGAATGGAAAATATACGGTACAATCAGGGTATCAGGTAGAAAGGATTTATCCTGACAAGGAGAGACCACCTGATTTTTATGGTCCTAATGTGGATATCCTCAAAGCATTTTGTTGGAAGGTGAGGTGCCCTCCGAAGCTAAAGCACTTTTTATGGCAGTTGTTGTCTGGCTGTATAGCGGTAACGAAAAATCTAAAAGCACGAGGGATACAAGGAGACACCTGCTGTGCCAGGTGCGGAGATCCGgaggaatcaataaaccatgtgttttttgaatgtcctccagcacgtCAAGTGTGGGCATTATCCAAGATTCCATCAAATCCAAACATCTTCCCAATTGGCTCTCTTTTTGCTAATATGGACCATCTATTTTGGAGAATTAATCCAAGAATGGAgaatcatcagtttgcatggatattatggtatatttggaagggaCGGAACAACAAAGTGTTCAGTAACCTTGACACTGATCCAAGAGACACGCTGCGACTGGCAGAAGTTGAATCAACACTGTGGGCTGAGGCACAGGTTATTAATAATCATAGGTTGGTACAAGAAGTACAGGTAAGGCCCGATTTAGGGACCCTAGGAAGATGGTGCTTCACAGACGGTTCTTGGAAAGATAAAGATCTATTTTCAGGACAAGGATGGCTTAGTACGCTACCAGGGTTTGATAGCTTATTGGGGGCACGAAATGTAAGGGCATCCCTCTCACCTCTTCATTCGGAGATGGAGGCattaatttgggcaatggaatgtatgcgaAATTTAAGgcagtttcaggttacgtttgcaacggattgttctcaactggtgaagatggtttcggaaccagaggaatggccagcatttgaaagctacctggaagatatcaagcttCTGCGACAAAGTTTTGTCAGCTCAGAAATCGTTCATGTTCCTAGGACGGAGAACAAAAGGGCGGATAGCTTGGCACGTAGTGCTCGGCAACAATCGTCTTTCGTCGTGCACATGGATGCAGATTTACCaccttggtttacagagtctacatga
- the LOC117129317 gene encoding eukaryotic translation initiation factor 3 subunit A encodes MDEVDGRFTGIDEDDGRFTGIDEDGGRFTGIDEDGGRFTGIDEDGGRFTGIGGMESEVVGIDRLLDVVAGFVADVATRVPRREDRRRVTISELNLDGMILNKQSIDQKVSNAEEDRLIGVDECGDEDRELSLSSAL; translated from the coding sequence ATGGATGAAGTCGACGGTAGATTCACCGGAATAGATGAAGACGACGGTAGATTCACCGGAATAGATGAAGACGGCGGTAGATTCACCGGAATAGATGAAGACGGCGGTAGATTCACCGGAATAGATGAAGACGGCGGTAGATTCACCGGAATAGGTGGAATGGAATCAGAAGTCGTCGGAATAGATCGTCTTCTTGATGTAGTCGCCGGTTTCGTCGCCGACGTAGCAACACGAGTGCCACGGCGAGAAGATCGACGGAGAGTGACCATATCGGAGCTCAATCTTGACGGAATGATCCTAAATAAGCAATCGATAGATCAGAAAGTGAGCAATGCGGAAGAAGATCGATTGATCGGAGTGGATGAATGCGGAGACGAAGATCGAGAGCTGAGTTTGAGCTCagcgctctga